A stretch of the Butyricicoccus intestinisimiae genome encodes the following:
- the dnaX gene encoding DNA polymerase III subunit gamma/tau has protein sequence MYQALYRKWRPTKFADVVGQRHITDTLRAQLESGRLSHAYLFTGTRGTGKTTCAKILARAVNCTNLQAGDPCGTCPACRGIMDGSILDVVEIDAASNNGVDNIRDIRDEVRYAPASVKKRVYIIDEVHMLSQGAFNALLKTLEEPPEHVLFILATTEINKVPATILSRCQRFDFRRIAPHDIAVRLKEIAEEEAIPLTDSGARMIARLADGAMRDALSILDRAAAGSGEPIDEERVAAGVGILAGDTAVDLMRHILAGDLTAAMQQLGESYTAGRELGAVLDQLLGLIRDMLLVKTSRQDVSALLSPAYSYQTVQQLCGQIPASRLLAYTKILQESLLRIPHAANRRIEAELCVVRLCELTADDYDTLSGRVDALEEKLAHGIVAAAPAARQQAEPEDGFPSDADAPPPAEDELPPMAQQKPSAPPKKLESSPQWNDITMATKSLLPMSKFAQLTMAKGVISGKELYVLCDDPFTCDLCNETIVKQALAKAAQQVTGKNLRIKVLEESSIGTLSTKANPVDEVIRRAGELNINVEIND, from the coding sequence ATGTATCAGGCATTGTACCGCAAATGGCGGCCGACGAAATTTGCCGATGTGGTCGGACAGCGGCACATCACAGATACGCTTCGCGCGCAGCTGGAAAGCGGACGCCTGTCCCATGCCTATCTGTTCACCGGCACGCGCGGCACCGGCAAGACGACCTGTGCGAAAATTCTGGCGCGCGCGGTCAACTGCACCAACTTGCAGGCGGGTGACCCGTGCGGCACCTGTCCGGCGTGCCGCGGCATCATGGACGGCAGCATTCTGGACGTTGTCGAGATTGACGCAGCGTCCAACAACGGCGTAGACAACATCCGCGACATTCGCGACGAAGTGCGGTATGCACCGGCGTCCGTCAAAAAGCGCGTGTACATCATCGACGAGGTACATATGCTGTCGCAGGGCGCGTTCAATGCGCTGCTCAAGACGCTGGAAGAGCCGCCGGAGCATGTGCTGTTTATTCTGGCAACAACGGAAATCAATAAAGTACCGGCAACGATTCTCTCGCGCTGTCAGCGGTTTGACTTCCGCCGCATTGCGCCGCATGACATTGCGGTGCGGCTCAAGGAAATCGCGGAGGAAGAAGCGATTCCGCTGACCGACAGCGGCGCGCGCATGATTGCGCGGCTGGCGGACGGCGCGATGCGCGATGCGCTGTCCATTCTCGACCGCGCGGCAGCAGGCAGCGGCGAGCCGATTGACGAGGAACGCGTGGCTGCCGGTGTCGGCATTCTGGCGGGCGATACCGCCGTCGATTTGATGCGGCATATTCTGGCGGGCGATTTGACCGCCGCGATGCAGCAGCTCGGAGAGAGCTACACCGCAGGCAGAGAGCTGGGCGCTGTGCTCGACCAGTTGCTCGGACTCATTCGGGATATGCTGCTGGTCAAGACGAGCAGGCAGGATGTTTCCGCTCTGCTGTCTCCGGCGTATTCGTACCAGACCGTACAGCAGCTGTGCGGGCAGATACCGGCTTCGCGCCTGCTCGCGTACACAAAAATTTTGCAGGAATCGCTGCTGCGCATTCCGCACGCGGCAAACCGCCGCATTGAAGCGGAGCTGTGTGTGGTTCGGCTGTGTGAGCTGACGGCAGACGATTATGACACGCTGAGCGGCCGCGTGGATGCGCTGGAAGAAAAGCTGGCGCATGGCATCGTGGCAGCGGCACCGGCGGCTCGGCAGCAGGCGGAACCGGAGGACGGATTCCCGTCCGATGCAGATGCGCCGCCGCCCGCAGAGGACGAGCTGCCGCCGATGGCACAGCAAAAGCCGTCTGCACCGCCCAAAAAGCTGGAGAGCAGCCCGCAGTGGAATGACATCACGATGGCAACAAAGAGCTTGCTGCCGATGAGCAAATTCGCCCAGCTGACGATGGCGAAGGGTGTCATTTCCGGAAAAGAATTGTATGTGCTGTGTGATGACCCGTTTACCTGCGACTTGTGCAATGAAACCATCGTCAAGCAGGCACTGGCAAAGGCGGCGCAGCAGGTAACCGGAAAAAATTTGCGCATCAAAGTATTGGAAGAAAGCAGCATCGGCACGCTTTCCACGAAAGCGAACCCTGTGGATGAGGTCATTCGCAGAGCCGGTGAACTGAATATAAATGTTGAGATCAACGATTGA
- the recR gene encoding recombination mediator RecR: protein MNYFAPSVETLIDEFSKLPGIGRKTAQRLAFHILNLPKEDADKLAQAITAAKNTIHLCPVCQNLTDEELCPICADPARDHKTICVVADPKDVLAFEKTREYQGLYHVLHGTISPLNHVGPDDLSIRELLHRVAEEDIEEVILATNPDTEGEATAMYLARLLKPFHIRVSRLAYGIPVGGQLEYIDEVTLMRALDGRHNIE, encoded by the coding sequence ATGAATTATTTTGCACCATCTGTCGAAACGCTGATTGATGAGTTTTCCAAGCTCCCCGGCATCGGGCGCAAGACGGCGCAGCGGTTGGCGTTTCACATTTTAAATCTGCCCAAAGAGGACGCGGACAAGCTCGCGCAGGCGATTACCGCCGCGAAAAACACAATTCATCTGTGTCCTGTGTGTCAGAACCTGACGGATGAAGAGCTGTGCCCGATTTGCGCGGATCCGGCACGGGATCACAAGACGATTTGCGTCGTGGCAGACCCGAAGGACGTGCTGGCGTTTGAAAAGACGCGCGAATATCAGGGGCTGTATCATGTGCTGCACGGCACGATTTCTCCGCTCAACCATGTCGGACCGGATGATTTGAGCATTCGGGAGCTGCTGCATCGCGTGGCAGAGGAGGACATCGAAGAAGTGATTCTGGCGACCAATCCGGACACGGAGGGCGAAGCGACGGCGATGTATTTGGCACGGCTGCTCAAGCCGTTTCACATTCGCGTCAGCCGCCTTGCATACGGCATTCCGGTTGGCGGACAGCTGGAGTATATCGACGAAGTGACGCTGATGCGCGCACTGGACGGCAGACACAATATCGAGTAA
- a CDS encoding YbaB/EbfC family nucleoid-associated protein: MARKFNGYGRGGAGMGGGMNMSAMIKKAQKMQEEMVKAQEELGNKEYTATAGGGAVTAVVKGSNNLVSLKLDPEAVDPDDVEMLQDLIVTAVNQALKQADEESAAIMKQATGGGMPGLF; the protein is encoded by the coding sequence ATGGCTAGAAAGTTTAACGGATATGGCAGAGGCGGCGCCGGCATGGGCGGCGGCATGAACATGAGCGCGATGATTAAAAAGGCGCAGAAGATGCAGGAAGAAATGGTCAAGGCACAGGAGGAGCTGGGCAACAAGGAATACACCGCGACCGCAGGCGGCGGCGCAGTGACCGCTGTTGTCAAGGGCTCCAACAATCTGGTCAGCCTCAAGCTGGATCCGGAAGCAGTGGATCCGGATGATGTAGAAATGCTGCAGGATCTCATCGTCACTGCGGTCAATCAGGCACTTAAGCAGGCAGACGAGGAGAGCGCAGCCATCATGAAGCAGGCAACCGGCGGCGGTATGCCGGGACTGTTTTAA